A DNA window from Pungitius pungitius chromosome 1, fPunPun2.1, whole genome shotgun sequence contains the following coding sequences:
- the rbpjb gene encoding recombination signal binding protein for immunoglobulin kappa J region b isoform X1 produces MAPVVTGKFGERPQPLRLTREAMRNYLKERGDQTVMILHAKVAQKSYGNEKRFFCPPPCVYLMGSGWKKKKEQMERDGCSEQESQPCAFIGIGNSDQEMQQLNLEGKNYCTAKTLYISDSDKRKHFMLSVKMFYGNSADIGVFLSKRIKVISKPSKKKQSLKNADLCIASGTKVALFNRLRSQTVSTRYLHVGGGNFHASSQQWGAFYIHLLDDEESEGEEFTVRDGYIHYGQTVKLVCSVTGMALPRLIIRKVDKQTALLDADDPVSQLHKCAFYLKDTERMYLCLSQERIIQFQATPCPKEPNKEMINDGASWTIISTDKAEYTFYEGMGPVHSPVTPVPVVESLQLNGGGDVAMLELTGQNFTPNLRVWFGEIEAETMYRCAESMLCVVPDISAFREGWRWVRQPVQVPVTLVRNDGIIYSTTLTFTYTPEPGPRPHCSAAGAILRAGSSSLLSSSGDGGSQEAGGVYGPNSTSGGGVTSSSSAAAVVS; encoded by the exons AGGAGCGAGGTGACCAAACTGTCATGATCCTGCACGCAAAAGTTGCACAGAAATCCTACGGCAATGAGAAAAG gttCTTCTGCCCCCCTCCATGCGTTTACCTGATGGGTAGCggctggaagaaaaagaaggagcagATGGAGCGGGACGGCTGCTCCGAGCAGGAGTCGCAGCCCTGCGCCTTCATCGGCATCGGCAACAGCGACCAAGAAATGCAGCAGCTTAATTTAGAGGGAaag AACTATTGCACAGCCAAAACCTTGTACATATCCGACTCCGACAAGAGAAAGCACTTCATGTTGTCCGTCAAGATGTTCTACGGCAACAGCGCGGACATCGGTGTCTTCCTCAGCAAGAGGATCAAAGTCATCTCCAAGCCCTCCAAAAAGAAGCAGTCGCTGAAAAACGCAGACC tGTGCATCGCGTCGGGGACCAAGGTGGCGCTGTTCAACCGCCTTCGGTCCCAGACGGTCAGCACGCGCTACCTACACGTGGGAGGGGGCAACTTCCACGCCAGCTCCCAGCAGTGGGGCGCCTTCTACATCCACCTGC tGGATGACGAGGAGTCAGAAGGAGAAGAGTTCACTGTGAGAGACGGTTACATCCACTACGGCCAGACGGTCAAGCTGGTGTGCTCCGTCACCGGCATGGCGCTGCCCCGACTg aTCATCCGCAAAGTGGACAAGCAGACGGCGCTGCTGGACGCCGACGACCCCGTCTCCCAGCTCCACAAGTGTGCCTTCTACCTGAAGGACACGGAGCGCATGTACCTGTGCCTTTCCCAGGAGAGGATCATCCAGTTTCAA gcCACCCCATGCCCAAAGGAACCAAACAAGGAGATGATCAACGACGGCGCCTCCTGGACAATCATCAGCACGGACAAGGCTGAATACACCTTCTACGAGGGCATGGGCCCCGTCCACTCGCCTGTCACCCCCGTGCCTGTGGTAGAGAGTTTACAg CTGAACGGCGGAGGCGACGTGGCCATGCTGGAGCTGACGGGGCAGAACTTCACTCCAAACCTGCGGGTCTGGTTCGGAGAAATCGAGGCTGAGACAATGTACAG gtgtgcgGAGAGCATGCTGTGCGTGGTGCCCGACATCTCGGCCTTCCGCGAGGGCTGGCGCTGGGTGCGGCAGCCGGTCCAGGTGCCCGTCACGCTGGTCAGGAACGACGGCATCATCTACTCCACCACGCTGACCTTCACCTACACGCCGGAGCCCGGGCCGCGCCCCCACTGCAGCGCCGCCGGCGCCATCCTGCGGGCCGGCAGCTCCAGCCTGCTCAGCAGCAGCGGCGACGGCGGCAGCCAGGAGGCCGGCGGCGTGTACGGCCCCAACAGCACCTCCGGCGGGGGGGTCACGTCCtcgtcctccgccgccgccgtggtctCCTAa
- the rbpjb gene encoding recombination signal binding protein for immunoglobulin kappa J region b isoform X2, whose product MRNYLKERGDQTVMILHAKVAQKSYGNEKRFFCPPPCVYLMGSGWKKKKEQMERDGCSEQESQPCAFIGIGNSDQEMQQLNLEGKNYCTAKTLYISDSDKRKHFMLSVKMFYGNSADIGVFLSKRIKVISKPSKKKQSLKNADLCIASGTKVALFNRLRSQTVSTRYLHVGGGNFHASSQQWGAFYIHLLDDEESEGEEFTVRDGYIHYGQTVKLVCSVTGMALPRLIIRKVDKQTALLDADDPVSQLHKCAFYLKDTERMYLCLSQERIIQFQATPCPKEPNKEMINDGASWTIISTDKAEYTFYEGMGPVHSPVTPVPVVESLQLNGGGDVAMLELTGQNFTPNLRVWFGEIEAETMYRCAESMLCVVPDISAFREGWRWVRQPVQVPVTLVRNDGIIYSTTLTFTYTPEPGPRPHCSAAGAILRAGSSSLLSSSGDGGSQEAGGVYGPNSTSGGGVTSSSSAAAVVS is encoded by the exons AGGAGCGAGGTGACCAAACTGTCATGATCCTGCACGCAAAAGTTGCACAGAAATCCTACGGCAATGAGAAAAG gttCTTCTGCCCCCCTCCATGCGTTTACCTGATGGGTAGCggctggaagaaaaagaaggagcagATGGAGCGGGACGGCTGCTCCGAGCAGGAGTCGCAGCCCTGCGCCTTCATCGGCATCGGCAACAGCGACCAAGAAATGCAGCAGCTTAATTTAGAGGGAaag AACTATTGCACAGCCAAAACCTTGTACATATCCGACTCCGACAAGAGAAAGCACTTCATGTTGTCCGTCAAGATGTTCTACGGCAACAGCGCGGACATCGGTGTCTTCCTCAGCAAGAGGATCAAAGTCATCTCCAAGCCCTCCAAAAAGAAGCAGTCGCTGAAAAACGCAGACC tGTGCATCGCGTCGGGGACCAAGGTGGCGCTGTTCAACCGCCTTCGGTCCCAGACGGTCAGCACGCGCTACCTACACGTGGGAGGGGGCAACTTCCACGCCAGCTCCCAGCAGTGGGGCGCCTTCTACATCCACCTGC tGGATGACGAGGAGTCAGAAGGAGAAGAGTTCACTGTGAGAGACGGTTACATCCACTACGGCCAGACGGTCAAGCTGGTGTGCTCCGTCACCGGCATGGCGCTGCCCCGACTg aTCATCCGCAAAGTGGACAAGCAGACGGCGCTGCTGGACGCCGACGACCCCGTCTCCCAGCTCCACAAGTGTGCCTTCTACCTGAAGGACACGGAGCGCATGTACCTGTGCCTTTCCCAGGAGAGGATCATCCAGTTTCAA gcCACCCCATGCCCAAAGGAACCAAACAAGGAGATGATCAACGACGGCGCCTCCTGGACAATCATCAGCACGGACAAGGCTGAATACACCTTCTACGAGGGCATGGGCCCCGTCCACTCGCCTGTCACCCCCGTGCCTGTGGTAGAGAGTTTACAg CTGAACGGCGGAGGCGACGTGGCCATGCTGGAGCTGACGGGGCAGAACTTCACTCCAAACCTGCGGGTCTGGTTCGGAGAAATCGAGGCTGAGACAATGTACAG gtgtgcgGAGAGCATGCTGTGCGTGGTGCCCGACATCTCGGCCTTCCGCGAGGGCTGGCGCTGGGTGCGGCAGCCGGTCCAGGTGCCCGTCACGCTGGTCAGGAACGACGGCATCATCTACTCCACCACGCTGACCTTCACCTACACGCCGGAGCCCGGGCCGCGCCCCCACTGCAGCGCCGCCGGCGCCATCCTGCGGGCCGGCAGCTCCAGCCTGCTCAGCAGCAGCGGCGACGGCGGCAGCCAGGAGGCCGGCGGCGTGTACGGCCCCAACAGCACCTCCGGCGGGGGGGTCACGTCCtcgtcctccgccgccgccgtggtctCCTAa